The window AATAGTCCAGGGTGGCAGACTTCTGTAAAAGGtgtgttccaataaagctttatttatgcGCATTgaaattttgctttcatttaattttcttatgtcaTGAAATATTCCTCTTTTAATTCCCCAACCCTTCCCCCGCCCCAGAcacttaaatttgaaaaatatcattCTTAGAtcacaaactgaaaaaaaaacagtcatgGCCTAGATTTGGCTGGTGGACTAGATTCAGCCTGTGGGCCATCATTTTGCAACCCCTGCTCTGAGACTTCTATATCAAACTACTGAAAGAAACTGCCAATAACTAGCATCCTTAAGCCTTGTAAGCTGATGCTGTTGGCCAGACTATATTTTGTCTTTCTAAACTTCAGAACTTGCATAATAAATAATGTACAATATATAATGAATTCTCCATAGATACTGCTCATTCAGCCTGTCATGAATGGGTTCAGTTTGACATTTGATGTAGAAGTATATAGTGTCTGATATCTTTGAACAATCCGAACAAAGTGTGATTTAGAACATAATGTGCGTTTTTCATGTTATCTATATACACACTTATAAAACATAGACAAACTCATATACAAAAAATTCGGTAATATTCATTGACCTTTCTGCTTTTTCTCTGTTGAGGAAATTGTCATCTCAGTGAATTAGTTTAGTCCAAAAAGAGAGCTTATCGGAAAATTAGTTCCCTTCTCCATTTAGTCTTATATCTGCGTCTACTTGTATAGGTTGAGGGATGTGTGTGGCATTCATTTTTCTCACATGTAAAGTAAGACAATTAGATTAATTGATCTCTAGTTTTTCTTCCAGCCCAAATATCTGGTACTGTTGCAGTGAACTTtgtactcttttctttctttctttttttttttgctggcattatATTTATGTAATGGTATCTATATCTTGTTCTGTTCGCAAATCAACTCTGTGAATCATAAATAATTAAGAGAAATGACAGGAAATTCTAAATGTGctgtatatattatttatattaaatatattaatttgatTTGTGTGGAACTAGAGGGCTGGTGACCCCATTTTATTAGCAACATATGATCTTGATATGAGATAAACGCCTTCAGAAGAAACTTTGCAGTACCCATTGCATTGACAGCTGTCCTTAAAATGGTCTTTGATGTTTGGTATAAAAATATACCTGCTCATggtgaaaaaaaccaaaaaaaaaaaagaatatatgggcTGAGTCACAgtatctaatattttaaaaaaaattctgacaaAGTGTGATTTAgaatttaatgtaaaattttgaTGTCATACATACTCATAATACAAGCAGGTAATTCCAAAGACTTTTAATCACTTTCCTCTTAATAGCTCTGCTGTGCTGCTGCATAatcacatttaatttatttttctcattaaggGAACTGTTCACTAACCCAAGTAATAGGTATTTTATTGAAGGTAGTTAATGAAAGTAAATGTCAATTAtagtattttattcattaatgtttcaaaatattaataaaagcagtttctctgattttagaaaatatttgtaattttttagcATTAGAATACTAATACTAAattattagaatttattttaataattctaataaataacttattttaatgacttcttttgctttttctgcttttttattgCAGAAATACTCTTTCAAACTAtttcttaacattaaaaaaaattcagtccaATTAAATACCACGCTGATTAGTTTTTTAAACTTCAAAGAACTTTAAAGTTTTGCTAATTAAAAGTTAGTAGTTATTATTCTTTGACTCTGTATCCACTTAATAATTTTTTACAGTAAGTATCACAGTAGGTCAGCATTTTGTTAAGGGGCTAAAATTAGGATGTTCATACATCTTATTAAGTATTATTATTGGTCAGAATGTTAGATTGATCAGTTTTCCTTAGttgactaataaaaatataacagtATGATCAATAATGCATTTAATGAATTACAGTAGATATTATTATATGGTTACCCATTTTTCCAAAATCCTGTAAATCATGAATTTTGTGTAGTTTTTGTCTTGCAATATAGAGATTGGGtgcagtttgtttgtttgctgcaCAGCTGCATGCtaagttattttcttttgcctAAGCTTTCAATACTGGAAAAGTTAGTGAAGTTTACTTTTGTAGTCTTCTATGATCTGTTTCAAGAGTCATTGTTAAGTCAGCTACTTCTTAGTCAGTGTTAATATGTTTATATAGTGCTTTGCTTTAAGGGGCTTTGAACACCAGTAGATTGGAATACGTCTTCAGTTTATTCTTTACATTGGAGTCTCTTCGTCTGGGTCATCACCATTCTGgccttttttcctattttcttgggaTGGAGATGTTCCTGAATTGGTGCATTTCAACCTACTTATCAATAAGTTTCTGAAGGActtgcaaaggaaaaaatagatgaacGGATCCAGACATGCATTTAAGGAAGTTAACCACAGAGTGCTCTCTTTCACATAGAACAGCATGTTCTCAGCCGAGCAGTCAAAGACATCTCGAGTTTGGCTCAGGGTGTAGGGTATTCGGGCAAAGTGGAAAGGCacgaaacaaataaaaaatacagcaaTGATAATGAAAACTTTGATATTCACCCTTTTCCTGGGGACTTTGCCTACACCCCTTGTTCTCACAAATGACCTATACAGTTCTTTCGTAATGAGTGTATAACATacaatgataattaaaaaattaatccagAAAATGACTTGGCAGATATAATTGACTATTTCATGCCAGACTAGGCCAAACTGTGATTTGAGGAAAGAGCATTTCTTTACATTCTCGTCTCTGGTCTTCCTGTTGGTCAGAATCATGTTAGGCAGAGAAAGTAAGAACATGAAAACCCAGATGACGACGGAGAGAATCTTAGCCCCCAGGAGATTGTTGGAGTTGGATGTGTTAAATGGCCTGGTGGTCTTCTGGTAACGATCGATAGTTATGAGTCCCAGGAATGAAATGCTGATATACATTGTGAAATAGAATATGACAGAAGTGACCTGGCACACGAAGGCTCTCAGTGGCCCTGTTCCCAGTTTGGTATCACTAAGGATTTTGAATGGGAAGGTCAGAATCATGAGAAGATCGGAAATTACTGTGttcttgagaaaaataataaagttggaTTTACTGCGGATTTGAAAGAAAATCCTCATTGCCAGGCAGTTTGTGATGAGCCCAACAAAAAAAAGGACAGTGTAGAGTAGGGGAAAGAGGACCTGGGTGATTTTGTAATCTCTGGTGCACACACTGCCGTTCCCAGCTGCAGTGGTGAAGTTGTCGATGACTTGCATTTCTTTGCTACCTGGAGAAGAAAGGATGGGATGATGATTTTCAGGCTGAGCTAGTAGATTTTACTCTTCTCTCTGAGTATAACTTTTCTAGACACAGCTTTTCTAGAAACTGCAGTTTCTGACTATCATTGTGGCAGTGAATAGGAGCTCAGAAAGTTGAACTCAAAATATTTCATCTTAGCAATAATCCATCTCTAGCAAAATGGTCTGAAATACGTTAAAGCAAACGTGTTTGTTTTGTCGTTCGTATTTATTGAGTATGTCTCAGCACATTTTGATCCTAATCAAAAGCCTACCTATGTTTATATACAAAGACTAGAAGAGAAATATTTGGGTTGTGCTTTATTCTTCTCTAGTTTCAtttctactcctttttttttttttcctattgataGACACGTTTCCTGTGCCAGCCCTATTCCTGGtgtgttgtttttttccattaCCATCAAAGAGTTCCAGGGAGAGATAATTGATCATTGCCTATTAGAAGTTTAAAgtgaaaagcagaaggaaattggtgtattcaatttttaaataaataaagtactAAATCAGAAAGAAACTTTCCTTCTTACTTAAAGATATTCCTGCCCCTCTATATTGCTCAGTCATCCTTTCAAAAATTGGCCTCaatgatttttgaaatttctttagCCCCCAATTTTTTAACCCATGTTTATCTCATTCTCAAATCTGTTCAGTATATTTGAAGTGTTCACATTCTATTTTTGATTAGCATTGACCAGAAATCGGAAAGCAATAAAATACTAGCAGCCAAGGATTCTTTAATGAGCAAAAccatccttcagaaatgaaggagactaaagagcacctagggtattatgtaagattctgcaaaggttccatgtactgggGTAACTCtgcagaaatctacaacctccagatgggttcctggaccaaataagtcatGGAATGCAGGGGGCCAGTCCCTCCAgaacgtcaactagttccatcccgccatcccatattatcaacagcaccTTCCAGTGGGcacagaatgggcatagcccaaatacccctaaagagtgagaggaagatcaaaggtgatggtggagttatacagggaagaatGAATTTAATAAGCGAataagattgctgaatcattatattgatatttcttttagtctccagtgtcttagagcagctagaagtaaaaactgtgggattgtaaccataccaaactctgaagtctgttttaCAGcttattgttgaaatgtgctttgaaatgtattgctttttttttatatgttatttttcacaaaaaaagaaaagtaagtcaattttgatgatactatatagtatatattatcaatatgtattatattttcctACTTGTCTCCAGTaatatggagcagctagaaggaaaaatctgagatgatgaatggtagcccatgacaaactctgggatctcttctgtaactacttgttgaagtgctttgaaaattattgctttgttctttctttgcgttgtatatatattttacaatttaaaatgttaagaaaataaaaaggacacctcaattaaaaaaaaaataaggtaatgGCCTGAATATATGATTATCAGTTGCTATTCCTCAAAACAGAGCAATCTTCTAGGTTCATAGAGTGTATATTAtggtaagtaaaataaaaacagcaaaatcGTGCCTGTCCTTGTCTGGTGGTTTCGTAGATGAGTACAATAACAGGGAGctgtaaagaaaactaaaaattgacCTGAGTATATCATACTTTATCTGTCTTGAAAAGAAATTAGTAACCTTACTATTTCATTGAAGACCAATGAGATTAATGCTGCCTAATGTTttatgatgaaatgatgaaaatacaaatatctcAAAAGAAAATTACTTTCTATGTAGGAGATTTAAATTTGACAAATAGAGGTCACATTTAATTTCCCCAAATGTCAATGAAACtcttatttattaaaagaaaaacagtgaagaATTACGTTGTTGTAAGCATGTCTTAAATTTTCAATACCTCTCCATCTTTGTtaccttttttaaattaaacaaaatcattattttattgatatgttttattgatttttatccttccttgcctctgctATTTGCTCCTAGATATTCATTTTTGGATACATTTGAAAATTCTCCTTTGGAAATATTGATTTTGAATAGATGCTTATTTATAAAGTGTTCTTGACATTGAATAGTTCAACTTTCCCTCTCTATATTTAATCGGATTTTAACTCTTGAATTAATTAATACACTATTTGCATTTTGTTTCCATGCTCTATGtgaatcttttttaattaaaaagcctAATTGTTGCTCTAACACCATTAATGTGGCTCGTATTTAATTTGTATTCAGAATACATCCTTACATTcatagaaaatttaagagaaaactggaagaaattaCACTTATCATGgtataaaaacatatattcatCAAATACTTCTAAATACAAAGTTACCTGGTTACTTGTTGACTCCGAAGATTTGAATGTATCCAGTAAGTAGTAGTAGTTAGTGCAACCTGCAGAGTGGCATCTGGTgtcttccttttaatttcttagtTTAGTTGTCAAAACTCTTCTATAGAGAATTTTCTGAGCTTTCAACAGTTAAGCCTAGAGTGTTGTATAGTGAAAGAGGGGgatgggaagagaaagaggaagaggctTCATAATCAGAGATTACCTTCAAACACTGAAGACTCAGTGCTATGCAGACACTTTGAATTTCTGTCTGGCTGCCTTTAGAACTTCTGCTTTTGTTTCCTGGTAAATGTGGGGCCAGGGGGTATGAGATGTCATCTTTTAAAAGGCAATTGAAAAtattgagactttttttctgAAACCTGCCATAGAGTTGATACTTTGTAACTTTGCCTTCTTTTTGTTATTTCCCGTGGAAATTCATGAATCCAAGTTGAGACCAAGCTGTTGAGGTCTCCCTCCCGGAGAAGCTTGCAGGCTTGCTTTCTCAGATGATTTGCCTGAAACATATTGTGCTCAACGTTGGGTGATATATGGccttttaacaagtaattacttAACTAGAAATGAGTGCCTGTTAGGCATGCTAAATCTCTTGCCTATGCTAAATCtcttgccttttgttttttccttggtTAGTAATGTCATTATTATAAATCTGGGTTTGATCAACTCTTTTGCGGGCGAACAGTTTCCTCCTATTACAAACTGCCAGGTtccaaaattaaattaagaaagaaaaacattgtaTCCATTGCCAGGGTTATTATAGAAAGTGTCTTTAATGCTTCTCcggaatataatttaaaattttcgtTACTGC is drawn from Tamandua tetradactyla isolate mTamTet1 chromosome 5, mTamTet1.pri, whole genome shotgun sequence and contains these coding sequences:
- the P2RY12 gene encoding P2Y purinoceptor 12 isoform X2 codes for the protein MQVIDNFTTAAGNGSVCTRDYKITQVLFPLLYTVLFFVGLITNCLAMRIFFQIRSKSNFIIFLKNTVISDLLMILTFPFKILSDTKLGTGPLRAFVCQVTSVIFYFTMYISISFLGLITIDRYQKTTRPFNTSNSNNLLGAKILSVVIWVFMFLLSLPNMILTNRKTRDENVKKCSFLKSQFGLVWHEIVNYICQVIFWINFLIIIVCYTLITKELYRSFVRTRGVGKVPRKRVNIKVFIIIAVFFICFVPFHFARIPYTLSQTRDVFDCSAENMLFYVKESTLWLTSLNACLDPFIYFFLCKSFRNLLISRLKCTNSGTSPSQENRKKGQNGDDPDEETPM
- the P2RY12 gene encoding P2Y purinoceptor 12 isoform X1, whose product is MSLDEAFTACDNGVKTSPGSKEMQVIDNFTTAAGNGSVCTRDYKITQVLFPLLYTVLFFVGLITNCLAMRIFFQIRSKSNFIIFLKNTVISDLLMILTFPFKILSDTKLGTGPLRAFVCQVTSVIFYFTMYISISFLGLITIDRYQKTTRPFNTSNSNNLLGAKILSVVIWVFMFLLSLPNMILTNRKTRDENVKKCSFLKSQFGLVWHEIVNYICQVIFWINFLIIIVCYTLITKELYRSFVRTRGVGKVPRKRVNIKVFIIIAVFFICFVPFHFARIPYTLSQTRDVFDCSAENMLFYVKESTLWLTSLNACLDPFIYFFLCKSFRNLLISRLKCTNSGTSPSQENRKKGQNGDDPDEETPM